Proteins from one Nomia melanderi isolate GNS246 chromosome 3, iyNomMela1, whole genome shotgun sequence genomic window:
- the LOC116432421 gene encoding glycosylated lysosomal membrane protein, protein MDNVVISLLLFLTLINFGYCTQRTLRSWVNPDCGELCKDTNLTTVYLRADGLNDTLHYLWDFGGNPSVLLALTSSSASLNINWEDFLARKKYSINFTETPVYTFGVIINKIIEFNDINDTALININNVINTSVLYPMFFQWERKILLQDNEFVSLEMEGNTYNDILTNTSRHGTMKLSLRGFCTLDHSEIMPHMLHTENSTQVDIILDHVQTNNNFSHSRFAIELLVVGGGDPEIPMFINPKKSLDDEHTPGVFEVVEVRTPPHTNMDDYQTQGAYLQWRPVSYTSISREIANATEIIQYPPLKVSDHTNAIKNSMLYCYYGDEVDNLLTQRIIVSLGAKGDGFYKRTYYSTWTFLIGYGTPPNERFSYLVILIISIGLGLPLIILIATSVFLCIRKSPKRNSDTYISQ, encoded by the exons ATGGATAATGTTGTTATATCATTGTTATTgtttttaacgttaataaaTTTTGGATATTGCACGCAAAGAACT TTACGATCATGGGTGAATCCTGACTGTGGCGAATTATGTAAAGACACAAATTTGACAACAGTTTACCTAAGAGCTGATGGTCTTAATGATACATTGCACTATCTATGGGATTTTGGTGGCAATCCGTCTGTACTATTAGCTCTTACTTCGTCTTCAGCATCTCTCAATATAAATTGGGAGGACTTTCTTGCAAGGAAAAAGTATTCTATAAACTTTACAGAAACACCTGTTTATACTTTtggtgtaattataaataag ATTATAgaatttaatgatataaatgaCACAGCAttgataaacattaataatgttataaacaCAAGTGTTCTATATCCTATGTTTTTCCAATGGGAGCGCAAGATTTTGTTACAAGACAATGAATTTGTTTCCTTGGAGATGGAAGGCAACACTTATAATGATATTCTTACAAATACCAGCAGACATGGGACAATGAAGCTTTCG CTAAGAGGATTTTGTACCCTGGACCATTCAGAAATAATGCCTCACATGTTGCATACAGAGAATTCTACTCAGGTGGACATTATACTTGACCATGTACAAACGAATAACAACTTTTCCCACAGTAGATTTGCTATTGAATTACTAGTAGTAGGAGGAGGAGATCCAGAAATACCCATGTTCATTAATCCTAAGAAGAGTTTAGATGACGAACACACCCCAGGTGTATTTgag GTTGTTGAAGTTAGAACTCCACCTCATACAAATATGGATGATTATCAAACACAAGGTGCTTATCTGCAATGGAGACCAGTCTCTTATACAAGTATATCTCGTGAAATAGCGAATGCCACGGAAATAATACAATACCCGCCATTGAAAGTATCCGACCACACAAATgcgattaaaaattcaatgttgtACTGTTATTACGGAGACGAAGTGGACAATTTACTCACGCAAAGGATCATAGTTTCACTAGGTGCGAAAGGGGATGGTTTCTATAAAAGGACGTACTACTCTACATG GACGTTTTTAATTGGTTACGGCACACCGCCGAACGAAAGATTTTCTTACTTGGTGATACTGATTATTTCAATTGGCCTTGGCCTCCCGCTCATTATCCTGATAGCGACTAGTGTGTTTCTATGCATTCGAAAGAGTCCCAAACGGAACAGTGATACGTATATAAGTCAATGA